A single region of the Raphanus sativus cultivar WK10039 chromosome 1, ASM80110v3, whole genome shotgun sequence genome encodes:
- the LOC108858534 gene encoding GDSL esterase/lipase At1g23500 — protein sequence MKFSLLSTMLLALALSSVCLFSVGHAQALSGNAKVSALFAFGDSILDTGNNNNLMTLTKCNFSPYGRDFAGGKATGRFGNGRVFSDLIAEGLSLKTLLPAYRDPNLSNNDLSTGVCFASGGSGLDERTASSQGVIWVTDQVKYFKEYVTKLNGVVGEQTNAVISNAVYLISAGNNDLAITFATGRVQSTISDYTDLMVTWTDNLLKSLYDTGARKFAVLGTLPLGCLPGARDAAGNFLKVCADPANQWADTFNKKLAAQLNNLGTTLPGAKFVYVDMYNSLLDLINNPQVSGFSDVADGCYMPTMSPVPCPDASRYVFWDIGHPSEKSYQTISPKIIEELKEKLA from the exons atgaaattctctTTACTTTCTACAATGTTATTAGCATTAGCATTGTCTTCTGTCTGCTTATTTTCTGTTGGTCATGCTCAAGCACTTTCAGGAAATGCTAAAGTTTCTGCACTCTTCGCTTTTGGAGATTCCATACTCGATACCGGAAACAACAACAATCTCATGACTCTTACCAAATGCAATTTTTCTCCTTATGGTAGAGACTTTGCTGGTGGAAAAGCCACTGGACGATTTGGAAATGGACGAGTTTTCTCAGATCTAATTG CCGAAGGTTTGAGCTTAAAAACTCTCTTACCAGCTTACCGTGATCCAAACCTTTCCAACAATGATCTCTCGACCGGTGTTTGTTTTGCATCCGGTGGTTCTGGTCTCGATGAACGCACCGCCAGTTCACAA GGAGTTATATGGGtgacagatcaggtgaaatatTTCAAAGAGTATGTCACTAAACTAAACGGGGTTGTAGGAGAACAAACAAACGCAGTTATATCAAACGCCGTTTATTTAATCTCAGCTGGTAATAACGATCTTGCCATCACCTTTGCGACTGGGCGGGTACAATCCACTATTTCAGATTACACTGATCTAATGGTCACTTGGACTGATAATCTTTTAAAG AGTCTATATGATACTGGTGCAAGAAAGTTCGCGGTTCTTGGAACACTACCACTAGGTTGCTTGCCAGGAGCAAGAGACGCGGCTGgaaattttttgaaagtttgtGCAGATCCTGCAAATCAATGGGCTGATACATTCAACAAAAAGTTAGCAGCGCAACTTAACAATCTCGGGACAACACTTCCTGGTGCCAAGTTTGTCTACGTAGACATGTATAATTCTCTTCTTGATCTCATCAACAATCCTCAGGTTTCAG GTTTTAGTGATGTGGCTGATGGATGCTATATGCCAACGATGTCTCCAGTTCCTTGCCCGGATGCATCTCGTTACGTGTTTTGGGACATTGGCCATCCTAGCGAGAAGTCATATCAAACTATTTCACCAAAGATAATTGAAGAACTCAAAGAGAAACTCGCATGA
- the LOC108855198 gene encoding pentatricopeptide repeat-containing protein At1g74600, chloroplastic: MRGAQALNFLRRTTTLAPQHIRSTAAATRLEFGSCLEENPSDLVYTHNRKIDDLLKSGDLISAHEVFDGMSLRDVVTYNLMISGNSRNGCSVRAFELYGEMVSHGLRESASTFPSVLSVCSSDEWLCREGIQVHCRVISLGFECNTFVRSALVGLYASLRLVDVALKLFDEMPERNLAVCNLMLRWFCESGDSKGLFGVYRRMGAEGVDENGLSYCYMIRGCSKDRLLCEGKQLHSLVVKSGWNVCNIFVANTLVDFYSACGDLYGSKTSFDDVPEQDVISWNSIVSVCADHGSVLESLDLFRKMQFWGKRPSVRSFMSFLNFCSRNSYIQSGKQIHCYVLKMGFDVSSLYVQSALIDMYGKCNDIESSVSVYRSLPGLTLECCNSLMTSLMHCGITKDIIEMFGLMIDEGTGIDEVTLSTVLKALSLSEAVTSHSCTLVHCCAIKSGYASDAAVSCSLIDTYSKSGQNEVSRKVFDELDSPNIFCWTSIINGYGRNGMGRDCVETLKEMDRKNLTPDEVTILSVLSGCSHSGLVEEGELIFNSLESNYGIVPGRKLYACMVDLLGRAGLVQKAEKLLLKARGDADCIAWSSLLQSCRIHGNEAIGRRAAEALMDLEPDNFAVYIQVSKFYFEIGDFEISRRIREIAASRELMREIGYSSVIVRN, encoded by the coding sequence ATGCGAGGAGCTCAAGCTTTAAACTTTCTTCGCAGAACAACGACGTTAGCGCCTCAACACATACGTTCAACGGCTGCGGCGACTCGTTTGGAGTTCGGTTCGTGTCTCGAAGAGAACCCTAGCGACCTAGTTTATACCCACAACCGCAAGATTGATGATTTGTTAAAATCCGGTGACTTGATATCCGCACACGAGGTGTTCGATGGAATGTCCCTGCGAGACGTCGTCACTTATAACCTGATGATATCTGGAAACAGCCGGAACGGGTGTTCTGTAAGAGCTTTCGAGCTCTACGGGGAGATGGTTTCTCATGGACTTAGAGAGAGCGCTTCCACGTTTCCTTCTGTTCTTAGTGTGTGTAGTAGTGATGAATGGTTATGTAGAGAAGGGATTCAAGTTCACTGCAGGGTGATCTCGCTTGGGTTTGAGTGTAATACGTTCGTTAGGTCTGCGCTCGTGGGTCTCTATGCTTCTTTGCGGCTTGTTGATGTTGCTCTGAAgctgttcgatgaaatgcctgagaGAAACTTAGCTGTTTGTAATTTGATGTTGAGATGGTTTTGCGAGAGTGGGGATTCGAAGGGGTTGTTTGGAGTGTATCGTAGGATGGGAGCTGAAGGTGTTGATGAGAATGGGTTGAGTTATTGTTATATGATTCGTGGTTGTTCTAAAGATCGGTTGTTATGTGAAGGGAAGCAATTACATTCTCTAGTGGTTAAATCTGGTTGGAATGTTTGCAATATATTTGTGGCTAATACGCTTGTGGACTTTTACTCTGCTTGTGGTGATTTATACGGTTCTAAGACATCATTTGATGATGTCCCGGAACAGGATGTGATATCTTGGAACTCGATTGTTTCTGTGTGTGCGGATCACGGGTCTGTGCTTGAGTCTCTTGACTTGTTTAGAAAGATGCAGTTTTGGGGGAAGAGACCTTCGGTAAGGTCATTCATGTCGTTTCTGAATTTCTGTAGCAGAAACAGTTATATTCAGTCTGGGAAGCAGATCCATTGTTATGTCCTCAAAATGGGTTTTGATGTTTCTAGTCTTTATGTGCAGTCTGCGCTAATTGACATGTACGGTAAATGCAATGACATTGAGAGTTCTGTGTCTGTTTACCGGAGTTTGCCTGGCCTGACTCTGGAGTGTTGCAACTCGCTGATGACTTCTCTGATGCACTGTGGCATTACTAAAGATATTATAGAGATGTTTGGTTTGATGATTGATGAAGGAACTGGTATCGACGAAGTCACTCTTTCTACTGTCCTCAAGGCTTTATCACTCTCTGAAGCAGTAACTTCACATAGCTGCACGCTTGTACATTGCTGTGCCATCAAATCTGGATACGCATCTGATGCTGCAGTCTCCTGCTCTCTAATTGATACCTATTCGAAGAGTGGTCAGAATGAAGTGTCTCGGAAGGTGTTTGATGAGCTTGATTCACCTAACATCTTCTGCTGGACTTCGATCATCAATGGCTATGGTAGAAATGGCATGGGAAGGGACTGTGTTGAGACGTTGAAAGAAATGGATCGAAAGAATCTCACACCAGACGAGGTTACAATCTTGTCTGTACTATCAGGTTGCAGTCACTCTGGGCTTGTTGAAGAAGGTGAGCTGATTTTCAATTCATTGGAGTCGAACTACGGGATAGTCCCAGGAAGGAAACTGTATGCGTGCATGGTGGATTTGCTAGGCCGTGCTGGTTTGGTGCAAAAGGCCGAAAAGCTCCTTCTTAAGGCACGTGGAGATGCAGACTGCATAGCATGGAGCTCGTTACTGCAGAGCTGCAGGATTCATGGAAACGAAGCAATAGGAAGAAGAGCAGCGGAAGCTTTGATGGATCTCGAACCTGACAACTTCGCTGTTTACATTCAAGTTTCTAAGTTTTACTTTGAGATTGGTGACTTTGAAATCTCCAGGCGAATCAGAGAGATTGCCGCCTCACGAGAGCTTATGAGGGAGATTGGCTACAGTTCAGTCATCGTGAGAAACTGA
- the LOC108856914 gene encoding ADP-ribosylation factor 2-B, with protein MGLSFAKLFSRLFAKKEMRILMVGLDAAGKTTILYKLKLGEIVTTIPTIGFNVETVEYKNISFTVWDVGGQDKIRPLWRHYFQNTQGLIFVVDSNDRDRVVEARDELHRMLNEDELRDAVLLVFANKQDLPNAMNAAEITDKLGLHSLRQRHWYIQSTCATSGEGLYEGLDWLSNNIAGKA; from the exons ATGGGATTATCGTTCGCGAAGCTATTTAGCAGGCTTTTCGCCAAGAAGGAGATGAGGATTCTCATGGTTGGTCTTGATGCTGCTGGTAAGACCACCATTTTGTACAAGCTCAAGCTCGGTGAGATCGTCACCACCATCCCCACTATTG GGTTCAATGTTGAGACTGTGGAGTACAAGAACATCAGCTTCACTGTCTGGGATGTCGGGGGTCAAGACAAG ATTCGTCCATTGTGGAGGCACTACTTCCAGAACACTCAAGGTCTCATCTTTGTTGTGGACAGCAATGACAGAGACCGTGTTGTTGAGGCTAGAGATGAATTGCACAGAATGCTCAATGAG gatGAGCTGCGTGATGCTGTTTTGCTCGTGTTTGCTAACAAGCAGGATCTTCCAAATGCTATGAACGCAGCTGAAATCACTGATAAGCTTGGTCTTCACTCTCTCCGTCAGCGTCACTG GTACATCCAGAGCACATGTGCCACTTCAGGCGAGGGGCTTTACGAAGGTCTTGACTGGCTGTCCAACAACATTGCCGGCAAG GCGTAG
- the LOC130499916 gene encoding uncharacterized protein LOC130499916 isoform X2, translating to MSASPANMKSLHGFFLLSHVVPSEACGRGGASEAAKNQKPIAAVEAKSNRQREIPAESPGLGYGGVVEVKTKNHRLWAALSRDEIEEDVFSMMGTGRLSRPRKRTKTLQKYLDVIFPGLCLVRMNADCFRVSTSRAKIFLTI from the exons ATGTCTGCCTCACCGGCGAATATGAAGTCTCTCCAcggtttctttcttctctcaCATGTGGTCCCCTCGGAGGCGTGCGGCAGAGGAGGAGCTTCGGAGGCGGCGAAGAATCAGAAACCAATTGCAGCGGTGGAGGCAAAATCGAACAGGCAGAGAGAGATTCCGGCGGAGTCTCCCGGATTAGGCTACGGCGGCGTTGTTGAGGTGAAGACCAAGAATCACAGGCTCTGGGCGGCTCTGTCTCGCGACGAGATCGAGGAAGACGTGTTCAGCATGATGGGAACAGGCCGTCTCAGTCGACCGCGAAAGAGGACGAAGACCTTGCAGAAATATCTCGAT GTTATCTTTCCTGGGTTGTGTCTTGTGAGGATGAATGCTGATTGCTTCAGGGTATCCACTTCTCGCGCTAAG atatttttaacaatttga
- the LOC108850555 gene encoding probable glucomannan 4-beta-mannosyltransferase 3 isoform X1 produces MSPFMKFFNFLYDSLPPSSWFLVQRHNLASSSETNEVVRSGIIGELIYIWKETRIFVFIPILKFLVTMCLVMSFLLFIERVYMSVVVVVVKLLRRTPEKVHKWEAINDDDLELAHTNYPMVLIQIPMYNEKEVCQLSIGAACRLSWPLDRMIVQVLDDSTDPASKELVNAECDKWARKGINIMSEIRDNRIGYKAGALKAGMMHNYVKQCEFVAIFDADFQPDPDFLARTIPFLTHNREISLVQCRWKFVNANECLMTRMQEMSLNYHFLAEQESGSSIHAFFGFNGTAGVWRIAALNEAGGWKDRTTVEDMDLAVRACLHGWKFVYVHSVEVKNELPSTFKAYRFQQHRWSCGPANLWRKMTMEILQNKKVSAWKKLYLIYNFFFIRKIVVHIFTFVFYCLILPTTVLFPELEVPKWATVYVPSTITLLNALATPRSLHLLVFWILFENVMSMHRTKATFIGLLEAGRVNEWVVTEKLGDTLKSKLIAKATTKLYTRFGQRINWRELVVGLYIFICGCYDFAYGGSYFYVYLFLQACAFFVAGVGYIGTIVPTG; encoded by the exons ATGTCACCATTCATGAAGTTCTTCAACTTTCTTTATGATTCTCTCCCACCTTCCTCTTGGTTTCTG GTCCAAAGACACAACTTAGCATCATCCTCAGAGACAAATGAGGTTGTTAGAAGTGGCATTATTGGAGAACTTATATACATTTGGAAGGAGACAAGAATCTTCGTCTTTATACCAATCTTGAAATTCTTAGTGACAATGTGTCTGGTGATGTCATTTTTACTGTTCATAGAAAGAGTTTATATGAGCGTAGTTGTAGTGGTTGTGAAATTACTTAGAAGAACACCTGAGAAAGTACACAAATGGGAAGCTATAAACGATGATGATCTTGAGCTAGCACACACAAACTACCCAATGGTTCTCATTCAGATCCCCATGTACAATGAAAAAGAG GTGTGTCAGTTATCTATAGGAGCAGCCTGCAGGCTATCTTGGCCGTTGGATCGTATGATAGTTCAAGTTCTTGATGATTCCACAGATCCAGCTAGTAAG GAACTGGTGAATGCAGAATGCGATAAATGGGCTAGAAAGGGTATAAACATAATGTCAGAGATTCGAGATAACAGAATAGGATACAAAGCAGGAGCATTAAAGGCAGGGATGATGCACAACTATGTGAAACAATGCGAGTTTGTCGCCATTTTCGATGCTGATTTTCAGCCTGATCCTGACTTCTTGGCTCGGACCATTCcttttcttactcacaaccgTGAAATCTCTCTTGTTCAATGCCGTTGGAAGTTTG TGAATGCAAACGAGTGTTTAATGACAAGAATGCAAGAGATGTCACTAAACTACCATTTCTTGGCTGAGCAAGAATCTGGATCTTCAATACATGCTTTCTTTGGATTCAACGGAACCGCTGGTGTTTGGAGAATCGCAGCTTTAAATGAAGCTGGAGGATGGAAAGATAGAACAACAGTAGAAGACATGGATTTAGCTGTAAGAGCTTGTCTTCATGGTTGGAAGTTTGTATATGTCCATAGCGTTGAG GTGAAAAATGAACTGCCAAGCACATTTAAAGCATACAGGTTTCAGCAACATAGATGGTCTTGTGGACCAGCTAATCTATGGAGGAAGATGACAATGGAGATTCTACAGAACAAGAAGGTGTCTGCATGGAAGAAACTGTATCTCATATACAATTTCTTCTTCATAAGGAAGATTGTAGTACACATCTTCACGTTTGTCTTCTACTGTCTGATCTTACCAACAACTGTGCTGTTCCCTGAGCTTGAAGTTCCTAAATGGGCTACTGTTTATGTTCCTAGTACGATCACTCTCCTTAACGCTCTCGCTACACCTCG ATCACTCCATCTTCTTGTGTTTTGGATCTTATTCGAGAATGTTATGTCTATGCATCGCACAAAGGCGACTTTCATCGGGTTACTAGAAGCAGGGCGGGTTAACGAATGGGTTGTTACAGAAAAACTAGGCGATACACTCAAGTCTAAGTTAATAGCCAAAGCTACAACTAAGCTTTATACCAGATTTGGACAAAG AATCAATTGGAGGGAGCTTGTTGTTGggttatatatattcatatgcGGATGCTATGATTTCGCCTATGGAGGATCATATTTCTATGTTTATCTGTTTTTACAGGCTTGTGCATTTTTTGTTGCCGGAGTTGGTTATATTGGCACCATTGTTCCAACTGGTTAG
- the LOC130499916 gene encoding uncharacterized protein LOC130499916 isoform X1, giving the protein MSASPANMKSLHGFFLLSHVVPSEACGRGGASEAAKNQKPIAAVEAKSNRQREIPAESPGLGYGGVVEVKTKNHRLWAALSRDEIEEDVFSMMGTGRLSRPRKRTKTLQKYLDVIFPGLCLVRMNADCFRVSTSRAKVCLGLLNQPAHFKATLIRKTV; this is encoded by the exons ATGTCTGCCTCACCGGCGAATATGAAGTCTCTCCAcggtttctttcttctctcaCATGTGGTCCCCTCGGAGGCGTGCGGCAGAGGAGGAGCTTCGGAGGCGGCGAAGAATCAGAAACCAATTGCAGCGGTGGAGGCAAAATCGAACAGGCAGAGAGAGATTCCGGCGGAGTCTCCCGGATTAGGCTACGGCGGCGTTGTTGAGGTGAAGACCAAGAATCACAGGCTCTGGGCGGCTCTGTCTCGCGACGAGATCGAGGAAGACGTGTTCAGCATGATGGGAACAGGCCGTCTCAGTCGACCGCGAAAGAGGACGAAGACCTTGCAGAAATATCTCGAT GTTATCTTTCCTGGGTTGTGTCTTGTGAGGATGAATGCTGATTGCTTCAGGGTATCCACTTCTCGCGCTAAGGTATGTTTAGGCTTGTTGAATCAACCTGCCCATTTTAAAGCTACATTGATCCGTAAGACTGTATGA
- the LOC108820903 gene encoding uncharacterized protein LOC108820903 has product MGVPSKCLLIIKKVHRETNTKTQLKLNSSYNYSLRKERNQNPIWLPLTSIHKSKKSSSFKLKNFDLELMGSEGPKAITIHVTGFKRFLGVSENPTEKIASNLKSYVEKRGLPSGLTLGTCTVLESAGEGGKARLYQVLESSVAAASGDNKNTNGTVVWLHLGVNSGSEKFAIERQAVNEAHFRCPDQLGWQPQRLPIVFEDGSILKAKETTCPTESIFNILKNKGYDVVQSDDAGRFVCNYLYYHSLRFAEQKGHKSLFLHVPLFSKIDEDTQMQFVVSLLEAIAATC; this is encoded by the exons ATGGGCGTTCCATCGAAGTGTCTGCTTATAATCAAAAAAGTCCACCGCGAAACAAACACAAAAACTCAACTCAAACTCAACTCATCCTATAATTATTCTctcagaaaagaaagaaaccaaaacccAATTTGGTTACCTCTTACCTCAATCCATAAGTCAAAAAAATCATCAAGCTTTAAGCTCAAAAACTTCGATCTTGAACTG ATGGGCTCTGAAGGACCAAAAGCAATTACGATTCACGTGACTGGCTTCAAGAGGTTCCTTGGTGTCTCCGAAAACCCTACTGAGAAAATCGCTAGTAATCTGAAATCGTATGTGGAGAAACGAGGGTTGCCTTCTGGACTGACTCTTGGTACCTGCACCGTTCTTGAGTCTGCTGGGGAAGGTGGAAAGGCTCGGCTTTATCAGGTTCTCGAGTCTAGTGTTGCTGCTGCCTCTGGTGATAACAAGAACACCAATGGAACTGTTGTTTGG CTTCATCTTGGAGTGAATAGCGGATCGGAAAAATTCGCAATTGAAAGACAAGCAGTGAACGAAGCTCATTTCCGTTGTCCTGATCAATTAGGCTGGCAACCACAG AGGCTTCCTATAGTTTTTGAAGATGGAAGCATTTTAAAGGCAAAAGAG ACTACATGTCCAACAGAGTCGATATTCAATATACTAAAGAACAAAGGCTACGACGTTGTTCAATCAGACGACGCTGGACGGTTTGTGTGCAACTACCTCTACTATCACTCCCTCAGGTTCGCTGAGCAAAAGGGACACAAGTCACTCTTCCTCCACGTTCCTTTGTTCTCCAAAATCGATGAAGATACTCAGATGCAGTTCGTCGTCTCTCTCTTGGAGGCAATTGCAGCTACTTGCTAG
- the LOC108850555 gene encoding probable glucomannan 4-beta-mannosyltransferase 3 isoform X2, whose protein sequence is MIPQIQLELVNAECDKWARKGINIMSEIRDNRIGYKAGALKAGMMHNYVKQCEFVAIFDADFQPDPDFLARTIPFLTHNREISLVQCRWKFVNANECLMTRMQEMSLNYHFLAEQESGSSIHAFFGFNGTAGVWRIAALNEAGGWKDRTTVEDMDLAVRACLHGWKFVYVHSVEVKNELPSTFKAYRFQQHRWSCGPANLWRKMTMEILQNKKVSAWKKLYLIYNFFFIRKIVVHIFTFVFYCLILPTTVLFPELEVPKWATVYVPSTITLLNALATPRSLHLLVFWILFENVMSMHRTKATFIGLLEAGRVNEWVVTEKLGDTLKSKLIAKATTKLYTRFGQRINWRELVVGLYIFICGCYDFAYGGSYFYVYLFLQACAFFVAGVGYIGTIVPTG, encoded by the exons ATGATTCCACAGATCCAGCTA GAACTGGTGAATGCAGAATGCGATAAATGGGCTAGAAAGGGTATAAACATAATGTCAGAGATTCGAGATAACAGAATAGGATACAAAGCAGGAGCATTAAAGGCAGGGATGATGCACAACTATGTGAAACAATGCGAGTTTGTCGCCATTTTCGATGCTGATTTTCAGCCTGATCCTGACTTCTTGGCTCGGACCATTCcttttcttactcacaaccgTGAAATCTCTCTTGTTCAATGCCGTTGGAAGTTTG TGAATGCAAACGAGTGTTTAATGACAAGAATGCAAGAGATGTCACTAAACTACCATTTCTTGGCTGAGCAAGAATCTGGATCTTCAATACATGCTTTCTTTGGATTCAACGGAACCGCTGGTGTTTGGAGAATCGCAGCTTTAAATGAAGCTGGAGGATGGAAAGATAGAACAACAGTAGAAGACATGGATTTAGCTGTAAGAGCTTGTCTTCATGGTTGGAAGTTTGTATATGTCCATAGCGTTGAG GTGAAAAATGAACTGCCAAGCACATTTAAAGCATACAGGTTTCAGCAACATAGATGGTCTTGTGGACCAGCTAATCTATGGAGGAAGATGACAATGGAGATTCTACAGAACAAGAAGGTGTCTGCATGGAAGAAACTGTATCTCATATACAATTTCTTCTTCATAAGGAAGATTGTAGTACACATCTTCACGTTTGTCTTCTACTGTCTGATCTTACCAACAACTGTGCTGTTCCCTGAGCTTGAAGTTCCTAAATGGGCTACTGTTTATGTTCCTAGTACGATCACTCTCCTTAACGCTCTCGCTACACCTCG ATCACTCCATCTTCTTGTGTTTTGGATCTTATTCGAGAATGTTATGTCTATGCATCGCACAAAGGCGACTTTCATCGGGTTACTAGAAGCAGGGCGGGTTAACGAATGGGTTGTTACAGAAAAACTAGGCGATACACTCAAGTCTAAGTTAATAGCCAAAGCTACAACTAAGCTTTATACCAGATTTGGACAAAG AATCAATTGGAGGGAGCTTGTTGTTGggttatatatattcatatgcGGATGCTATGATTTCGCCTATGGAGGATCATATTTCTATGTTTATCTGTTTTTACAGGCTTGTGCATTTTTTGTTGCCGGAGTTGGTTATATTGGCACCATTGTTCCAACTGGTTAG
- the LOC130496908 gene encoding uncharacterized protein LOC130496908 yields MISGGSIIAAAVTAFFETLREPYDSVFRVLLIPIFLVVEHRFKYLFFSFAASVKGFKFMRRVVVVDGTFLKGKFKGVLLVATAQDGDSHVYPLAFGIVDAENEAFWEWFFNRLTSIVTDDASLVVISDRCLAIAKAVAKVYPLAQRGICTYHLRKNVISQPGGRKIARLVKTAIKAYTTAEFDLIFSEIRRQNHKLSVYLEDADVHLWSRAYFPGDKYDITTSNAAESINAAFKKPRELPIVSLIEAIRNRLTRWFFERRESAAMIKSSLTPKVEKKLNRRCDLAATFDVQAINQHEFQVTDGS; encoded by the coding sequence ATGATAAGTGGGGGCTCTATTATAGCTGCGGCTGTCACGGCGTTCTTCGAAACGCTACGAGAACCCTATGATAGCGTTTTTCGGGTGCTACTAATACcgatttttcttgtagtggagcATAGGTTCAAGTACTTGTTTTTCTCGTTTGCTGCCTCTGTCAAGGGTTTTAAATTCATGAGgagagttgttgttgttgatggcaCCTtcttaaaaggaaaatttaagGGAGTTTTGCTAGTTGCAACTGCTCAGGATGGTGATTCTCATGTGTATCCTCTTGCATTTGGGATAGTTGATGCTGAGAATGAAGCATTTTGGGAGTGGTTTTTCAACCGATTGACATCTATTGTAACTGATGATGCTAGTTTAGTAGTGATATCTGACAGATGTCTAGCCATTGCAAAAGCAGTTGCAAAAGTGTATCCATTGGCTCAGCGTGGAATATGCACCTATCATCTACGAAAGAATGTCATCTCTCAGCCTGGAGGGAGAAAGATTGCTCGCCTTGTGAAGACAGCCATCAAAGCTTACACAACTGCAGAATTTGACCTGATTTTCAGTGAAATACGACGTCAGAATCATAAGTTGAGCGTTTATCTGGAGGATGCGGATGTTCACCTGTGGTCACGAGCTTACTTTCCTGGAGACAAATACGACATCACTACAAGCAATGCAGCAGAATCAATAAATGCGGCATTTAAGAAACCACGTGAGCTCCCCATTGTGTCGTTGATTGAAGCAATACGGAATAGACTTACCCGCTGGTTTTTCGAACGTCGAGAAAGTGCTGCCATGATCAAATCTTCTCTCACGCCTAAAGTTGAAAAGAAGCTAAATAGAAGGTGTGATTTGGCGGCTACTTTTGATGTTCAGGCTATAAATCAACATGAGTTTCAGGTTACTGATGGGTCATGA
- the LOC108839779 gene encoding probable polygalacturonase At1g80170, which produces MMDKLFLLPLIGLLLVTAYGAATKMVYTDLDILEKLENFDIPEDDVADDYDPKVFDLPSFSSSKNMVNVDTFGAAGDGVSDDTQAFVSAWNKACGTPKSVLLVPQGKSYLVNATKFNGPCEQKLVIQIDGTIVAPDEPSNWDPKLQRTWLEFSKLEGVVFQGNGVIDGSGSKWWAASCKKNKSNPCKSAPTALTIESSSGVKVSGLTIQNSQQMNFIIARSNSVRVSKVMVSSPGDSPNTDGIHITGSTNVVLQDCKIGTGDDCVSIVNASSNIKMKRIYCGPGHGISIGSLGNNNSTGIVTKVVLDTAFLKETTNGLRIKTYQGGSGYVQDVRFTNVEMQDVSNPILIDQFYCDNPTSCQNQTSAVKISQIMYRNITGTTKSEKAIKFACSDTVPCSHIVLNNVNLEGKDGQVEAYCNSAEGFGYGVIHPSADCLYSHDDKGFDQSHTSGPVLVTQEAEIGHDEL; this is translated from the exons ATGATGGATAAGCTCTTCCTTCTTCCCCTTATTGGTTTGTTATTAGTAACTGCTTATGGAGCTGCAACGAAAATGGTGTACACTGATCTTGACATCCTTGAGAAGCTTGAGAACTTTGACATACCAGAAGATGATGTTGCTGATGATTATGATCCAAAGGTCTTTGATTTGCCGTCATTCAGTTCCAGTAAGAATATGGTAAATGTGGATACATTCGGTGCAGCTGGAGATGGAGTTTCTGATGATACTCAG GCATTCGTGAGCGCATGGAACAAGGCCTGTGGGACCCCAAAATCTGTGTTGCTTGTACCACAAGGGAAGAGTTATTTAGTAAATGCAACGAAGTTCAATGGTCCATGTGAACAAAAATTGGTCATTCAG ATTGATGGAACAATAGTGGCACCAGACGAGCCTAGCAACTGGGACCCAAAGCTCCAAAGAACTTGGCTCGAGTTTTCGAAACTGGAAGGTGTTGTGTTCCAAGGGAATGGGGTTATAGATGGTTCTGGCAGCAAATGGTGGGCTGCTTCTTGCAAGAAAAACAAGTCTAAT CCTTGCAAAAGTGCACCAACG GCACTAACTATAGAATCTAGTTCAGGTGTGAAAGTGAGTGGCTTGACGATCCAGAACAGCCAGCAGATGAATTTCATCATTGCAAGGTCAAACTCAGTTCGAGTCTCCAAGGTTATGGTCTCCTCTCCAGGAGATAGTCCCAACACTGATGGTATCCACATCACTGGATCCACCAACGTTGTCCTTCAAGACTGTAAAATCGGCACAG GGGATGATTGTGTCTCAATTGTGAATGCGAGCTCTAATATAAAGATGAAGAGGATCTATTGTGGACCTGGACATGGAATCAG CATTGGTAGTCTTGGGAATAATAACTCAACAGGCATTGTGACAAAAGTTGTGTTGGACACTGCGTTCTTGAAAGAGACAACTAATGGGCTCAGAATCAAAACATATCAG GGGGGTTCAGGTTACGTTCAAGATGTTCGATTCACAAACGTGGAGATGCAAGATGTCTCTAACCCAATACTCATCGATCAGTTCTACTGCGATAATCCAACTTCCTGTCAAAACCAG ACATCAGCAGTTAAAATCAGCCAGATAATGTACCGGAACATAACCGGGACAACAAAAAGTGAGAAAGCCATCAAATTTGCGTGCAGCGACACAGTCCCATGCAGCCACATTGTCCTCAACAATGTGAATCTTGAAGGCAAAGACGGTCAAGTCGAAGCCTACTGTAACTCGGCTGAAGGTTTTGGGTATGGAGTGATTCATCCGTCTGCGGATTGTCTCTACTCGCACGACGACAAGGGGTTCGACCAGAGTCACACGTCAGGACCTGTTTTGGTAACTCAGGAAGCTGAGATTGGCCACGACGAGCTCTGA